In Paenibacillus kyungheensis, the following are encoded in one genomic region:
- a CDS encoding AAA family ATPase produces the protein MKFMIIFGPQAVGKMTVGQSVAAKTNFKLFHNHMSIDLVSTFFDYGTSAGKRLVHLIRQEIFEEVSKSSLEGLIFTYVWAFDLQSDWDYIEQVTSLFRSRGADIYFVELEADLEERKLRNKTEHRLLHKPTKRNIQWSENELIETSQTYRLNSLPGEIQQQHYVRINNSNLSADTVAQLIIETFEL, from the coding sequence ATGAAATTTATGATCATATTTGGTCCACAAGCAGTAGGGAAGATGACAGTTGGTCAGAGTGTTGCAGCTAAAACGAATTTCAAATTATTTCACAATCATATGTCGATTGATCTGGTGTCTACCTTTTTCGATTATGGCACATCTGCGGGCAAGCGATTGGTACATTTGATTAGGCAAGAGATATTTGAAGAAGTATCCAAAAGTAGTTTAGAAGGACTGATTTTTACATATGTATGGGCATTCGATCTACAAAGTGATTGGGACTATATCGAACAAGTTACAAGTCTTTTTCGCTCTAGAGGAGCAGATATCTATTTCGTAGAGCTTGAAGCCGATCTCGAAGAACGCAAACTAAGAAACAAAACCGAGCATAGACTATTACACAAACCTACAAAGCGGAATATACAATGGTCAGAAAATGAACTTATTGAAACGAGTCAAACGTATCGACTCAACTCATTACCTGGTGAGATACAACAGCAACATTATGTACGAATCAATAACAGTAATCTATCCGCAGATACGGTGGCACAACTGATTATAGAAACATTTGAATTGTAA
- a CDS encoding AAA family ATPase: MDRVIVIGCSGSGKSTLSQKLHKILQLPIIHLDRYYWQATEQGAWDQKVTEFALTDRWIIDGNYSRTLDIRIERADVIVFLDMPRWLCMYRIVKRRIQYHGRTRPDLNEDCPEKLDIGFLKWVWNYRKRNRVKTLEKLEQVKQHKKVVIIRNKKQLEELVDQLSSH; this comes from the coding sequence ATGGATCGGGTGATAGTGATTGGTTGTTCAGGTTCGGGAAAGTCGACTCTTTCACAAAAGTTACATAAAATATTACAATTACCTATTATTCATCTAGACCGTTATTACTGGCAAGCAACAGAGCAGGGAGCATGGGATCAGAAAGTCACAGAATTTGCGCTTACAGATCGGTGGATTATAGATGGAAATTACTCTAGAACATTAGATATACGGATCGAGCGAGCCGATGTTATTGTCTTTTTGGATATGCCTAGATGGTTATGTATGTATCGAATTGTGAAGCGAAGAATACAGTATCATGGCAGAACAAGGCCTGATCTTAATGAAGATTGCCCCGAAAAGCTTGATATCGGTTTTTTGAAATGGGTATGGAATTATAGGAAAAGAAATCGAGTTAAAACATTAGAAAAATTGGAGCAAGTGAAACAACACAAAAAAGTTGTGATTATACGCAATAAGAAGCAATTAGAAGA